In Pectobacterium aroidearum, the following are encoded in one genomic region:
- the yidA gene encoding sugar-phosphatase has translation MSVKLIAIDMDGTLLTPQNQISPAVKAAIAAAREKGVQVVLATGRPYIGVERYLMELDLQQEGCYCITNNGALVQRTVNGDCVAQTALSFDDYLYFEALACKLGVHFHALDFNFVYTANKDISPYTIHESHLTGMPLKYRAVEEMDRSLTFPKVMMIDEPEILDRAISQIPPEAFERYTIMKSAEYYLEILDKRVNKGEGVKMLAEHLGIPRESVMTLGDQQNDLAMIRYAGIGVAMGNAIDEVKEASQFVTKSNTEDGVAYAIEKFVLNA, from the coding sequence ATGTCTGTAAAACTGATCGCTATTGATATGGACGGGACGTTGCTGACGCCCCAAAATCAAATTTCACCTGCGGTAAAAGCCGCGATTGCCGCCGCCAGAGAGAAAGGCGTGCAGGTCGTGCTGGCTACCGGTCGTCCTTACATCGGCGTTGAACGCTATTTGATGGAGCTGGATTTGCAGCAGGAAGGCTGTTACTGCATCACCAACAACGGTGCGCTGGTTCAGCGTACGGTCAACGGTGACTGTGTGGCGCAAACGGCGCTGAGCTTCGACGATTATCTCTATTTTGAAGCGCTGGCCTGCAAATTGGGCGTTCATTTCCACGCGTTGGACTTCAATTTCGTCTATACCGCCAATAAAGATATCAGCCCTTACACCATTCACGAATCCCACCTGACCGGAATGCCGTTGAAGTATCGCGCGGTTGAGGAAATGGATCGCAGCCTGACGTTCCCGAAAGTGATGATGATTGATGAGCCAGAGATCTTGGATCGCGCCATCAGCCAGATTCCACCGGAAGCCTTTGAACGCTATACCATCATGAAGAGTGCCGAATACTATCTGGAAATTCTGGATAAGCGCGTCAACAAAGGTGAAGGCGTGAAGATGCTGGCAGAGCACCTCGGTATTCCACGCGAAAGCGTCATGACGCTAGGTGATCAGCAGAACGATCTGGCAATGATTCGCTATGCGGGTATCGGCGTCGCGATGGGTAATGCCATCGACGAAGTGAAAGAAGCCAGCCAGTTTGTCACCAAAAGCAACACGGAAGACGGCGTCGCCTACGCGATCGAGAAATTTGTGCTGAATGCCTGA
- a CDS encoding PTS sugar transporter subunit IIB, with translation MNKILLCCAAGMSTSMLVQRMEKVAEQKAIAVEIKAVGFEEFSELIDEYDCCLLGPQIKYKLSEFKVIADEKEKPIAVINMVDYGMMNGEKVLNDALAMIA, from the coding sequence ATGAATAAGATTTTACTCTGTTGCGCAGCAGGAATGTCTACCAGCATGCTGGTACAGCGGATGGAAAAGGTCGCCGAGCAAAAGGCGATCGCTGTTGAGATAAAAGCCGTAGGTTTTGAAGAGTTTAGTGAACTGATTGATGAATATGACTGTTGCCTTTTGGGGCCGCAGATTAAGTATAAACTGTCTGAATTCAAAGTGATAGCTGACGAGAAAGAGAAGCCGATTGCGGTTATTAATATGGTTGATTACGGCATGATGAATGGGGAAAAAGTCCTTAACGATGCCCTGGCGATGATCGCGTAA
- a CDS encoding 6-phospho-beta-glucosidase, with translation MSVQQLPKDFLWGGAVAAHQVEGGWDQGGKGVSICDVLSGGAHGVDRVITDGVQPGVSYPNHQAVEFYSHYKQDVALFAEMGFKCFRTSIAWTRIFPNGDELEPNEAGLQFYDDLFDELLKYNIEPVITLSHFEMPHHLVKQYGGWLNRKVVDFFVRYSEVVMKRYQSKVKYWMTFNEINNQRNWQYPLFGYCCSGVIFTDHDKPEQAMYQTLHHQFVASAKVVKLGHEINPNFKIGCMLALVPIYPWSCHPDDVMFAQEAMRERHLFGDVQLRGYYPSYILKEWARKGYQIDMQPEDEQTLRDGCTDYLGFSYYMSSAVQLAAKGQKKEDSITGFDGGVKNPHVKASEWGWQIDPVGLRYTLNSFYERYQKPMFIVENGFGAVDKVEADGSINDDYRIEYLKAHIDQMKKAVVEDGVELMGYTPWGCIDCVSFTTGQYSKRYGFIYVDKHDDGTGTFKRSKKKSFDWYKKVISSNGAEL, from the coding sequence ATGTCTGTTCAACAATTACCGAAAGACTTTCTGTGGGGCGGCGCGGTAGCGGCGCATCAAGTTGAAGGTGGTTGGGATCAAGGCGGCAAAGGCGTCAGCATCTGCGATGTCCTGTCCGGCGGCGCCCACGGCGTTGATCGTGTGATTACCGATGGCGTACAGCCTGGTGTCAGTTATCCGAATCATCAGGCGGTGGAGTTCTATTCCCACTATAAGCAGGACGTCGCCCTGTTCGCCGAAATGGGCTTTAAATGCTTCCGTACCTCGATTGCCTGGACGCGTATTTTCCCCAATGGCGATGAGCTGGAGCCGAATGAGGCAGGCCTGCAATTCTATGATGACCTGTTCGATGAGCTGCTGAAATACAACATCGAGCCAGTGATTACGCTGTCTCACTTCGAGATGCCGCATCATTTGGTTAAGCAGTACGGTGGCTGGCTGAACCGTAAAGTGGTGGATTTCTTTGTTCGCTACAGCGAAGTGGTCATGAAACGTTACCAGTCCAAAGTGAAATACTGGATGACTTTCAATGAGATCAACAACCAGCGTAACTGGCAGTATCCGCTTTTTGGCTATTGCTGTTCCGGCGTGATTTTTACCGATCACGACAAGCCAGAGCAGGCGATGTACCAAACGCTGCACCACCAGTTTGTCGCCAGTGCGAAAGTGGTGAAACTGGGTCATGAGATTAACCCGAACTTCAAAATTGGCTGCATGCTGGCGCTGGTACCGATCTACCCGTGGTCATGCCACCCGGATGACGTGATGTTTGCACAGGAAGCGATGCGTGAACGTCACCTGTTCGGCGACGTGCAGTTGCGCGGTTACTATCCGTCTTACATCCTGAAAGAGTGGGCGCGAAAAGGCTATCAGATTGATATGCAGCCGGAAGACGAACAGACGCTGCGCGATGGTTGCACGGACTATCTGGGCTTCAGCTACTACATGAGCAGCGCGGTGCAGCTGGCGGCGAAAGGCCAGAAAAAAGAAGATTCAATTACGGGCTTTGACGGCGGCGTGAAAAACCCGCATGTGAAGGCATCGGAATGGGGCTGGCAGATCGACCCGGTTGGTCTGCGCTATACGCTGAACAGCTTCTACGAGCGTTATCAGAAACCAATGTTCATCGTCGAAAACGGTTTTGGCGCGGTAGACAAGGTGGAAGCCGACGGCAGCATTAATGATGATTACCGCATCGAGTACCTCAAAGCGCATATCGATCAGATGAAGAAAGCCGTCGTGGAAGATGGCGTGGAGCTGATGGGCTATACCCCGTGGGGCTGCATCGACTGTGTGTCGTTCACCACCGGGCAGTACAGCAAACGCTACGGTTTCATTTACGTGGATAAACACGACGATGGCACCGGCACCTTCAAGCGCTCGAAGAAAAAGAGCTTTGACTGGTACAAGAAGGTGATTTCCAGCAACGGTGCCGAGCTATAA
- a CDS encoding PTS lactose/cellobiose transporter subunit IIA, which translates to MLDETTIMELIIYAGEARSSSMEALSAARKYDWDKAEELLNAASVAARKAHQIQTALIGADEGSGKIPVNLILVHAQDHLMNAMLCRELVEELIQLHREISSLKQLIN; encoded by the coding sequence ATGCTCGATGAAACCACGATAATGGAATTGATTATCTATGCGGGAGAGGCGCGCTCCAGCTCAATGGAGGCGCTGAGCGCCGCCAGAAAATATGACTGGGACAAGGCTGAAGAACTGCTGAACGCGGCTTCTGTGGCGGCGCGCAAAGCCCATCAAATCCAGACGGCTTTGATTGGTGCCGATGAGGGCAGCGGAAAAATCCCGGTCAATCTGATTCTGGTTCACGCGCAAGATCACCTGATGAACGCGATGCTATGCCGTGAACTGGTGGAGGAGCTGATTCAACTGCATCGGGAAATCTCCTCCCTGAAACAGCTTATAAATTAA
- a CDS encoding LysR substrate-binding domain-containing protein has product MRINPRQVEAFHKVILTGGITAAANMMYITQPAVSRLIKDFEDALNLKLFDRDGRGLIPRAEAMKLYREVERLYLGLDQIGLIADEIRHAKGSVLRIAAVQALSFLCSDQVLPTLLKKYPDLSLFLDIESSSRITDAIAENHYDVGFIFGQPGIKGLEAEPLADASAVAVLAMGHPLATADEITLADLTGTRAILPGRTTPLRAQIDISARKEQIYLHNPIETSMANCCVLASRNVGIGVVDFITALNSPSPVIVKPFNPDIKMAYCAVYPPQIPRSQVVNHITQVMKEKIADSLELK; this is encoded by the coding sequence ATGCGTATCAATCCCCGTCAGGTTGAAGCCTTTCATAAAGTCATCCTCACCGGAGGCATCACCGCTGCCGCCAACATGATGTATATCACTCAGCCCGCGGTCAGCAGGCTCATTAAAGACTTCGAAGACGCGCTGAATCTGAAGCTATTTGATAGAGACGGACGCGGCCTGATTCCACGCGCCGAGGCGATGAAGCTGTACCGGGAAGTCGAACGTCTTTATTTAGGATTGGATCAAATCGGGCTGATTGCCGATGAAATTCGCCACGCCAAGGGCAGCGTACTGCGCATCGCCGCCGTTCAGGCGCTCTCGTTCCTTTGTTCCGACCAGGTTCTCCCTACCTTACTCAAGAAATACCCCGATCTTTCCCTGTTTCTGGATATCGAAAGCAGCAGCCGTATTACGGACGCGATTGCTGAGAATCACTATGACGTGGGTTTTATTTTTGGTCAGCCTGGCATTAAAGGCCTGGAGGCCGAACCACTGGCTGACGCCAGTGCTGTCGCGGTGTTAGCGATGGGTCACCCGCTTGCCACGGCGGATGAAATTACACTCGCCGATCTGACTGGCACGCGCGCCATTCTACCCGGCAGAACCACGCCGCTGCGGGCGCAGATTGATATCTCCGCCAGAAAAGAACAAATCTATTTGCATAACCCCATCGAAACCTCGATGGCGAACTGCTGCGTACTGGCGTCAAGAAACGTCGGCATCGGCGTGGTGGATTTTATTACCGCCCTGAACAGCCCTTCCCCGGTTATCGTTAAGCCTTTCAATCCTGATATAAAAATGGCGTATTGCGCGGTTTACCCACCACAAATTCCCCGCAGCCAGGTGGTGAATCACATCACTCAGGTAATGAAAGAAAAAATAGCGGATAGTCTGGAATTAAAATAA
- a CDS encoding LacI family DNA-binding transcriptional regulator → MVTMLDVAKKAGVSKATVSRVLTGNNYVSKTTRDRVFRAIEEIGYRPNLLARQLATSKSQIIGLVVTNTLYSGPYFSELLFQTATMTEKYGRQLIMADGKHSAEEEREAIQFLLDLRCDAVIIYPRFLSIDALESIIEQHEQPIMVVNRTLHRHGDNGICADHQQHCHDAVNYLITQDHRDIAFICGSPNSPTGTSRLAGYRQALEENGIPYSDSLVAPGDWTHDSGYSAAKTLLQRSTTFSALVASNDDMAIGAAKALREHGLAIPQDVSLLGFDDLPMASWFYPPLTTVHVPVAEMINYTLEKLLCRLEGETVEPAPDFKGELIIRDSVSRGPAA, encoded by the coding sequence ATGGTAACCATGCTTGATGTAGCGAAAAAAGCCGGTGTCTCCAAAGCCACCGTATCACGCGTGCTGACAGGGAATAACTACGTCAGTAAAACCACGCGGGATCGGGTATTCCGGGCGATTGAAGAGATTGGCTACCGGCCCAACCTGCTGGCGCGCCAGCTCGCCACAAGCAAATCGCAAATCATTGGCTTGGTCGTGACCAACACGCTATACAGCGGCCCCTATTTCAGCGAATTGCTGTTCCAAACGGCGACGATGACGGAAAAATACGGGCGGCAGCTCATCATGGCGGATGGCAAACACAGTGCGGAAGAAGAACGGGAAGCGATCCAGTTCCTGCTCGATTTACGCTGCGATGCCGTCATTATCTATCCACGCTTTCTTTCTATCGATGCGCTGGAAAGCATTATCGAACAGCATGAACAGCCGATTATGGTCGTCAACCGCACACTGCATCGGCACGGTGACAACGGTATCTGTGCTGACCACCAGCAACACTGCCATGATGCCGTCAATTACCTGATTACGCAGGATCATCGCGATATCGCGTTTATCTGCGGATCGCCGAATTCACCCACCGGTACGAGCCGACTAGCGGGCTACCGCCAGGCGCTGGAGGAAAACGGGATTCCCTATAGTGACAGTCTGGTTGCGCCTGGCGATTGGACACATGACAGCGGTTATTCGGCAGCAAAAACCCTGCTTCAGCGGTCGACCACTTTCAGTGCACTGGTCGCCAGCAATGACGACATGGCGATTGGCGCGGCAAAAGCGCTGCGCGAACACGGCCTTGCGATTCCGCAGGATGTCTCGCTGCTGGGGTTCGACGATTTACCGATGGCTTCATGGTTCTATCCCCCGCTCACTACCGTGCACGTACCCGTCGCCGAAATGATCAACTATACCCTTGAGAAACTGCTGTGCCGGCTGGAGGGTGAAACCGTCGAGCCTGCGCCTGACTTCAAGGGCGAATTGATTATCCGAGATTCAGTCAGCAGAGGCCCTGCCGCTTAA
- a CDS encoding PTS sugar transporter subunit IIC — protein sequence MSKLTESLFSVIENRISPIAAKLSSQRHVVAIKDGFIASMPFLIVGSFMMLFAHPPFSPNSEWAFAQWWLGMVERHGEQIMMPYNMTMGIMAVYITSAIAYNLAQSYKMNGFMAASLALMSFMVVAAPQIDKSLPVGSLGGEGIFTAIIVAIYSTELMHFLQKHNIGIRLPEQVPPKIRQSFDLLIPILAIFLTLFPLSLFMQSQFGMLLPQAIMAVFAPIISASDSLPAILIAVLLCHLLWFAGIHGAVIVGGILQAFWLTNLGINQEAFNAGAPITKIFIEPFWQFFITVGGSGATMGLVFLYLRSRSAHLRSIGKLAVVPSMFNINEPVIFGSPVVMNPLLFIPFITAPLVNATLAYIALKTDLVHRVISLAPWTTPGPIGAAWSTGWDWRAVVLVGVLIVVSSLIYYPFFKMYERQLIEQEVGTAEEAVSDAR from the coding sequence ATGAGTAAATTAACTGAGTCATTATTCAGCGTTATCGAAAACCGTATTAGCCCAATCGCGGCGAAACTTTCCAGCCAGCGTCATGTTGTTGCCATTAAAGATGGGTTCATTGCGTCAATGCCCTTTTTAATTGTCGGCTCTTTTATGATGTTATTCGCTCATCCGCCTTTTAGCCCGAATAGTGAATGGGCTTTTGCGCAGTGGTGGCTGGGGATGGTGGAACGCCACGGCGAACAAATCATGATGCCCTACAATATGACGATGGGCATTATGGCGGTGTATATCACCAGCGCTATCGCCTATAACCTGGCACAGAGCTATAAAATGAACGGTTTTATGGCCGCCAGCCTGGCGCTGATGTCGTTTATGGTCGTTGCAGCGCCGCAAATCGATAAAAGTCTGCCAGTTGGGTCGCTGGGTGGCGAGGGGATTTTTACCGCGATTATCGTGGCGATCTATTCGACGGAGCTGATGCATTTTTTGCAGAAGCACAATATTGGCATTCGCCTGCCAGAACAGGTACCGCCGAAAATCCGCCAGTCTTTCGATCTGCTCATCCCGATTCTTGCCATTTTCCTGACGCTGTTCCCGCTTAGCCTGTTCATGCAGAGCCAGTTCGGCATGCTGTTGCCGCAGGCGATCATGGCCGTCTTCGCGCCGATTATCTCGGCATCCGATTCGCTCCCTGCCATCTTGATCGCGGTGCTGCTCTGCCACCTGCTGTGGTTTGCCGGGATTCACGGTGCCGTTATCGTCGGCGGCATTTTGCAGGCGTTCTGGCTGACCAACTTAGGAATCAATCAGGAAGCGTTTAACGCGGGCGCACCGATCACCAAAATTTTCATTGAGCCCTTCTGGCAGTTCTTCATTACGGTGGGGGGATCGGGGGCGACCATGGGGCTGGTCTTTCTCTATCTGCGCAGCCGTTCTGCTCACCTGCGCTCCATCGGCAAGCTGGCCGTGGTGCCGAGCATGTTCAACATCAACGAACCGGTGATTTTTGGTTCACCCGTCGTGATGAACCCGCTGCTGTTCATCCCATTTATTACCGCGCCGCTGGTGAACGCCACCCTTGCCTATATCGCGTTAAAAACCGATTTGGTGCATCGCGTCATTTCGCTTGCGCCCTGGACAACGCCGGGCCCGATTGGCGCAGCCTGGTCTACGGGGTGGGACTGGCGTGCGGTGGTGCTGGTGGGGGTATTGATTGTCGTCTCATCCTTAATCTATTACCCCTTCTTCAAAATGTATGAACGTCAGTTGATCGAACAAGAAGTGGGCACAGCAGAGGAGGCAGTCAGTGATGCTCGATGA